The sequence below is a genomic window from candidate division WOR-3 bacterium.
TTCTGGTTATGGCGAGCGGGATAAGAAGATTTATTTCTATTCTACGGAGGATAGATACATTGAAGAGGTAAGTAGATACTTTCGGATTTTTTTACAGGCGATTGCCCGGGATGGCACAAATATCCAGGACTATGCCGAATCTTTTGCCTCCCGAAGAGGGATTGCGGATTTACAAGGGAAGGAAGAGGTGGTGGAGAAGATTGCCAAGATGGCATTGGATTTATTGAAGGCGGAAAAGGTTGATGCCGGAGTCTATACCTGTGTCATTGACCCACGCCTGGCTGGAGTTTTTGCCCATGAGGCGTTCGGTCACCTTTCGGAAGCGGACTTTCTCTACACAAACGAAAGGCTGAAGGAGTTATTGAAGATTGGCACGACCTATGGGGTTTCGGAACTGGCAATTGTTGATGACCCAACGATAAAAGATGAGTGGGGGAGTTATCAATTTGATGATGAAGGGGTAGAAAGTAGAAGAACTTCTCTCATTCGGGAAGGGAAGATCTCTTCCCATCTCCATTCCAAAGAGACCGCCTCCGCAATGGGTGAGGATTTAACCGGGAATGCGAGGGCAGTTAGTTATCGCTTCCCACCGATTGTCCGGATGTCTAATACCTTTATTGAACCCCGGGATAAGAAATTGGAGGAGATGATTGGGGAGATTGACAATGGGCTCTATGTGGCCGGGACCAGAGGCGGAACGACCGAATTGGAGTTTTTCACCTTCTCTTCCCAATTTGCTTATAAGATTGAGAAGGGAAAGAAGACAAAGTTGGTACGCGATGTGATAATTCAGGGGAATATCTTTGAGACTTTAAGGAATATTGATATGATTGGCAATGATTTGATTTTCTGGCCCGGGGGTTGTGGTAAGGGGGGACAATCGCCTCTGCCCGTCGCGACCGGTGGTCCTCACATCCGGATTAAAAATTGTCTGATTGGAGGAAAATGATGGAAGAGGTTATTGAGAAATTGAAAGGAAAGGTTGAAGGTTTTGAGATCTTAAAAGACGAAACCTTAACCACCCTCTGTGAATTTCGGGGAGATGAGCCCTATTCCTTGGCGACAAAAGAGGAGGAAGGTTTGGGTTTGAGGGTGATCAAGGATGGAAAGTTGGGTTTTGCCAGCACTACGGATGGAAGCCGAATTTCGGAACTGGTGGCATCCGCGATCCAGACTGCCAATTACGGAGAGAAGGTGAATTTTACTTTTCCGAAGGAAGTTCCTCCGGGAAAGTGCCGACTGGTTAACGAGAAAG
It includes:
- a CDS encoding TldD/PmbA family protein — protein: MKSFLAEIFTGLDIDYGDIRVEESAVSSIVFRGKELDECRQNFEKGGILRLFKNGNWVSASFNRIDEGLKELAKKKAKELELLPPKRLSLSLLPRIEIYAEKQREDSLPLTAKVELLRGYNEILLRFPGIVSTLSGYGERDKKIYFYSTEDRYIEEVSRYFRIFLQAIARDGTNIQDYAESFASRRGIADLQGKEEVVEKIAKMALDLLKAEKVDAGVYTCVIDPRLAGVFAHEAFGHLSEADFLYTNERLKELLKIGTTYGVSELAIVDDPTIKDEWGSYQFDDEGVESRRTSLIREGKISSHLHSKETASAMGEDLTGNARAVSYRFPPIVRMSNTFIEPRDKKLEEMIGEIDNGLYVAGTRGGTTELEFFTFSSQFAYKIEKGKKTKLVRDVIIQGNIFETLRNIDMIGNDLIFWPGGCGKGGQSPLPVATGGPHIRIKNCLIGGK